Proteins encoded by one window of Centroberyx gerrardi isolate f3 chromosome 21, fCenGer3.hap1.cur.20231027, whole genome shotgun sequence:
- the LOC139930590 gene encoding zona pellucida sperm-binding protein 3-like translates to MAVLQVAGAHTRRGSRVRAHFKSISSRVRHHNITDPGGALDTAENWLNYISSSNETVTQIPQEPEIADLLPPRSRHTAVHQSNQLEQRNPEAKTAVRSPDLNPPVRQESKVLVKFEQRVPVPADSVAARCGEGGVTVEVKRNFLGNGQLIHPTDLTLGGCAAALDPADHMLLFQTELQGCGSVMTMTEEALVYAFSLIYSPTPIHDTFILKTNPAEVVVECHYPRRQYVSSDAVRPTWKPFASNMLVGEQLHFSLRLMTEDWQSERPSSVYFLSDVMHMEASVLQAHHVPLRVYVDRCVATLDPDPSSHPRYHFINNHGCLTDAKLTGAKSYFMQRSREDKLRFQLKAFKFHQDHRTSLYITCHLKATSVSVPIDSQHKACSFLTEANRWVASGGDNKVCSCCETSCTDQRGKRSLAADTDVQWEGRAALGPILVQDDALLEELMELSEFTPEPAAQAQTQELTPAASSPSTALRCGVGAALGVVLLVLMGAIIYSRQRKPTEHSVCT, encoded by the exons GTGGAGCCCTTGACACTGCAGAGAACTGGCTTAACTACATTAGTAGTAGCAATGAGACTGTGACCCAAATCCCACAAGAACCAGAGATAGCAGACTTGCTGCCCCCAAGATCCCGACACACAGCCGTTCATCAATCAAACCAGCTGGAGCAAAGGAATCCCGAAGCAAAGACGGCGGTTCGAAGCCCAGATCTGAACCCCCCTGTCAGGCAGGAATCAAAG GTGCTGGTGAAGTTTGAGCAGCGGGTGCCCGTGCCGGCTGACAGCGTGGCGGCGCGCTGTGGCGAAGGAGGGGTCACCGTCGAGGTCAAACGGAACTTCCTAG GGAACGGTCAGCTGATCCATCCAACAGATCTGACCCTAGGAGGCTGTGCTGCTGCGCTGGACCCCGCTGACCACATGCTGCTGTTCCAGACGGAGTTACAGGGCTGCGGCAGCGTaatgacg ATGACTGAAGAAGCCCTCGTCTACGCTTTCTCTCTGATCTACTCCCCGACACCCATTCACGACACCTTCATCTTAAAGACCAACCCTGCTGAGGTGGTGGTTGAATGCCACTATCCGAG GAGGCAGTATGTGAGCAGTGACGCCGTGAGGCCTACCTGGAAGCCGTTCGCCTCCAACATGTTAGTGGGAGAACAGCTGCACTTCTCCCTGCGCCTCATGACAG AGGACTGGCAGTCGGAGAGGCCTTCCAGCGTTTACTTCCTGAGTGACGTGATGCACATGGAGGCGTCGGTGCTCCAGGCCCACCATGTGCCTCTGAGGGTCTATGTGGACAGATGTGTGGCCACTCTGGACCCCGACCCCAGCTCTCACCCCAGATACCACTTCATCAACAACCATGG GTGTTTAACCGATGCTAAGCTGACGGGAGCCAAGTCCTACTTCATGCAGAGAAGCCGGGAGGATAAACTTCGGTTCCAGCTGAAGGCCTTCAAGTTCCACCAGGATCACAGGACTTCA CTCTACATCACATGTCATCTGAAGGCAACATCAGTCTCCGTCCCCATCGACTCACAACACAAAGCGTGTTCGTTCTTGACTGAAGCCAACAG ATGGGTGGCTTCGGGTGGAGACAACAAGGTGTGTAGCTGCTGTGAGACCAGCTGCACTGaccagagagggaaaagaagccTTGCTGCAGACACTG ATGTGCAGTGGGAGGGGAGGGCTGCTCTGGGCCCCATCCTGGTCCAGGATGATGCTCTACTAGAGGAGCTGATGGAGCTGTCAGAGTTCACTCCAGAGCCGGCTGCTCAGGCCCAGACACAGGAACTGACTCCAGCGG cCTCCTCTCCGTCGACAGCCCTGCGGTGTGGAGTGGGTGCAGCGCTGGGTGTGGTGCTGCTGGTCCTCATGGGTGCCATCATTTACAGCAGACAACGCAAACCCACTGAACACTCTGTTTGCACCTGA